A genomic region of Nymphaea colorata isolate Beijing-Zhang1983 chromosome 2, ASM883128v2, whole genome shotgun sequence contains the following coding sequences:
- the LOC116248645 gene encoding zinc finger protein ZAT3-like — translation MNSASFQGQPGTEIVLHEPVDQHQLPNKKGRRKKRPKLPRPPTTQLSPWPGDVNAAETSAATKPPKRPYRKRAVPFAGGEGVHPCTECGKRFRSWKALFGHMRCHPERHWRGINPPAHLRRPLPSPPPLIGPKDQPPAAPVSQATVEEEEVAECLVMLSSSAATATAAAAGLQPEGLLLLSLSLDPPEFSPLPQSTAGNLAFGSRQSLIRHRTSNKNVGCFSRRGDEDGHDRKMAASGDGGIQNDHGMMMMMMSMNHHHHHHHHHRCHTCLRVFPSGQALGGHKRCHWRGEEHQQQQQQQYGIGSSLQQQGSAGKVYVLDLNLPAPVDMEEDGGHGLALELTLGCGSEPDQRHFGWR, via the coding sequence ATGAATTCTGCCAGTTTCCAGGGCCAGCCCGGCACAGAGATCGTGCTTCATGAACCAGTGGACCAGCACCAACTGCCCAACAAGAAGggcaggaggaagaagagacCCAAACTCCCTCGGCCCCCCACCACCCAATTGTCCCCGTGGCCAGGCGATGTCAACGCAGCAGAAACATCCGCCGCCACAAAGCCCCCCAAAAGGCCTTACCGGAAACGGGCAGTGCCCTTTGCCGGCGGTGAAGGAGTTCACCCCTGCACCGAGTGCGGCAAGCGCTTCCGCTCATGGAAGGCCCTCTTTGGCCACATGCGCTGCCACCCGGAGCGGCACTGGCGCGGTATCAACCCCCCCGCTCATCTCCGCCGCCCGCTTCCTTCCCCGCCGCCGCTAATTGGACCCAAGGACCAGCCACCGGCGGCCCCTGTTTCTCAAGCAAccgttgaggaagaagaggtgGCGGAGTGTCTGGTGATGCTTTCCTCTTCCGCCGCCACTGCCACCGCTGCTGCTGCCGGCCTGCAGCCTGAAGGGTTGCTCCTTCTGTCCCTCAGTCTCGACCCACCTGAGTTCAGTCCCCTGCCACAGAGCACCGCCGGCAACTTGGCTTTTGGGTCCCGCCAGTCTCTTATCAGGCACAGGACCAGTAATAAGAATGTAGGATGCTTTTCCAGGCGTGGTGACGAGGACGGCCATGATCGGAAAATGGCTGCTTCCGGTGATGGCGGCATTCAGAACGACCATggcatgatgatgatgatgatgtcaatgaaccaccaccaccaccaccaccatcatcatagATGTCATACCTGTTTGAGGGTGTTCCCTAGCGGCCAGGCTCTTGGGGGGCACAAGAGGTGCCATTGGAGAGGAGAAGaacatcagcagcagcagcagcagcagtatGGCATTGGCAGCTCTCTCCAACAGCAAGGCAGTGCAGGGAAAGTCTATGTTTTGGATCTGAACCTGCCTGCTCCTGTAGATATGGAAGAAGATGGCGGCCACGGTCTTGCTCTGGAGCTCACCTTAGGATGTGGGTCGGAGCCCGATCAAAGGCACTTTGGCTGGAGATGA
- the LOC116248774 gene encoding trihelix transcription factor DF1-like yields MQPGYGIPEIQQFMVDSTFFTPPNELNPSSQQKHHHHLQLQQQHHHQQQHQQQSRSYSTYQHLHPFLEFQDLQQPRVHPQPPHLLLEAGPENVPSARLFPFVSNFRHVVDADEPGCSRERQHRHHHLADDDLSLGDDGLDRRWPREEVVGAKSPMDSVRGPVWKLSGFGHNEENGQAPVTKRYRKGEENELPPESKNSCSTSYRLFNELELILSRELQAGSGSALTGDNNPPPPAGNPSSAAETAGAHVDLASETSPDEEGSLRKMQQLEVQQLEEQQQRKKKRKRKQQQQLGSIAAFFEKLVNQLMEHQEALHRKFMEVMEKRDQERQRREEEWRRQEAARLTKERALRSQEEAAASSREAAIISFLEKFANELANLPTKRPDVTISQNETSTQPETTSETNRESGENRRWPKSEVNALIKVRGRLEGKFREPGLKGPLWEEVSSAMAAMGYARSAKRCKEKWENINKYFRKTKDSTKTRSKQSKTCPYFHQLDLLYSNKAVASAAAAAGAPTNTELLDAMLTAGGSRKEEIGAGSSRSLMANGENDNEEGGNEEEDDEDVEEEDEVEDDDEEEREKQQHDERKRGKRKEREGEAEGEE; encoded by the exons ATGCAACCAGGGTATGGAATTCCAGAGATCCAACAATTCATGGTGGATTCTACCTTCTTTACGCCTCCCAATGAGTTGAACCCATCTTCCCAGCAgaagcaccaccaccacctgCAGCTTCAGCAGCAGcaccaccaccaacagcagcaccagcagcagAGCAGGAGCTACAGTACTTACCAGCACCTCCACCCGTTTCTTGAGTTTCAAGACTTGCAGCAGCCGAGGGTGCACCCTCAACCGCCGCATCTGCTCCTCGAGGCGGGGCCGGAGAACGTCCCTTCCGCTCGCCTTTTCCCTTTCGTGTCCAATTTCAGGCATGTGGTGGACGCCGACGAGCCCGGATGCAGCCGCGAGAGGCAGCACCGCCACCACCATCTTGCAGACGATGATTTGTCTCTTGGGGACGACGGCTTGGACCGGAGGTGGCCCAGAGAGGAAGTGGTCGGTGCCAAGAGCCCCATGGATTCCGTCAGAGGACCAGTTTG GAAGCTTTCAGGTTTCGGCCACAATGAAGAGAATGGGCAGGCACCCGTCACGAAGAGATACAGGAAGGGGGAAGAAAACGAGCTGCCGCCGGAGAGCAAGAACAGTTGCAGTACCAGCTACCGCCTCTTcaatgagctcgagctcatcTTATCCCGAGAGCTGCAGGCAGGTTCGGGGTCGGCGCTCACCGGTGACAACAACCCTCCTCCGCCGGCGGGCAACCCTAGCTCTGCGGCCGAAACCGCCGGTGCCCACGTCGACCTGGCTTCCGAGACCTCCCCAGACGAGGAGGGCTCGCTTAGAAAGATGCAGCAACTTGAGGTGCAGCAACTTGAGGAGCAAcaacagaggaagaagaagaggaagaggaagcaaCAGCAGCAATTGGGGTCGATTGCAGCCTTCTTCGAGAAATTAGTGAACCAGCTGATGGAGCACCAGGAGGCGCTGCACCGCAAGTTCATGGAGGTGATGGAGAAGAGAGACCAAGAGAGGcagagaagggaggaggaatGGCGTCGGCAGGAGGCGGCGAGGCTCACCAAGGAGAGGGCACTCCGCTCTCAGGAGGAAGCCGCCGCGTCGTCGAGGGAGGCCGCCATCATCTCCTTCCTGGAAAAGTTCGCCAACGAGTTAGCCAACCTACCAACCAAGAGGCCGGACGTCACCATCAGCCAGAATGAGACCTCGACACAGCCGGAGACGACGTCGGAGACCAACCGGGAAAGCGGCGAAAACCGGCGGTGGCCCAAGTCGGAGGTGAACGCTCTGATCAAGGTGCGAGGCCGGTTGGAGGGAAAGTTCCGGGAGCCCGGCCTCAAGGGACCGCTCTGGGAGGAGGTGAGCTCAGCCATGGCTGCCATGGGCTACGCGAGGAGCGCCAAGAGGTGCAAGGAGAAGTGGGAGAACATCAACAAGTACTTCAGGAAGACGAAGGACAGTACCAAGACGCGATCCAAGCAATCCAAGACGTGCCCTTACTTCCACCAGCTCGACCTCCTTTACAGCAACAAAGCCGTCGcctccgccgctgccgctgccggCGCTCCCACCAACACAGAACTCTTAGACGCAATGCTGACCGCCGGTGGCAGCCGCAAGGAGGAGATCGGCGCAGGCAGCAGCAGGAGCCTGATGGCCAACGGCGAGAACGACAATGAGGAAGGCGGGAATGAGGAGGAAGACGACGAGGAtgtggaggaggaagacgaagtCGAAgacgatgatgaagaagaaagggagaagCAGCAACACgacgagaggaagagaggaaagagaaaggagagagagggggaggcgGAAGGAGAGGAATAG